A stretch of Schistocerca americana isolate TAMUIC-IGC-003095 chromosome 3, iqSchAmer2.1, whole genome shotgun sequence DNA encodes these proteins:
- the LOC124605555 gene encoding proton-coupled amino acid transporter-like protein pathetic isoform X2: protein MTVERKVPLGDSIITISTVSSTAKLAEDKKKEKITGDEYDPFAERNLDNAYSDVGALAHLLKSSLGSGILAMPNAFRNAGLAFGMVATLFVGLICTHTVQILVKCSQELCRRTKVPFLGFGETAEAAFKTSCFERLRSYSKFARNFVVLAILSTYYGSCCVYVVFIGESLHKVCGYYVPWMNDLDVRVYMVVMLPVFLGLVLVRQLKHMVPVSVAADVALLVSLVITLYYTLSGVPSASERDLIAPVSQLPLFFSTVIFAMEGIGVVMPVENSMKNPQRFLGCPGVLNITMSIVVGLYAIIGFCGYLKYGPDTEGSVTLNLPSDEPLAQSVNILIALAIVLTYGLQMFVPNDISLALVMEKVPPHRAEPVQYCYRVGTCLATVAVAVAIPKLEPIISLVGSVFVSTLGLFCPAVLETVVFWEDGMGRLNWRLWKNIFIAAFSIFGLVTGSYVAVLEIIRTYSG from the exons atgacagtgGAAAGGAAAGTACCCCTGGGTGATTCCATTATCACAATCAGCACCGTTTCTTCTAC agccaAACTCGCAGAAgacaagaagaaggaaaagatCACCGGCGACGAGTACGATCCTTTCGCCGAAAGAAACCTCGACAATGCCTACTC CGACGTGGGCGCGCTGGCGCACCTGCTCAAGAGCAGCCTGGGCAGCGGCATCCTGGCCAtgccgaacgccttccggaatgcGGGGCTCGCCTTCGGGATGGTCGCGACCCTCTTCGTCGGGCTCATCTGCACGCATACCGTCCAGATACTG GTGAAGTGCTCGCAGGAGCTGTGCCGGAGGACCAAAGTGCCCTTCCTAGGTTTTGGGGAGACTGCCGAGGCTGCGTTCAAGACCTCCTGCTTCGAGCGGCTTCGCTCTTACTCCAAGTTCGCCAG GAATTTTGTCGTGCTAGCCATCTTGTCCACTTACTATGGATCATGCTGTGTCTACGTCGTATTCATTGGGGAATCTCTTCACAAG GTGTGCGGCTACTACGTGCCGTGGATGAACGACCTGGACGTGCGCGTGTACATGGTGGTGATGCTGCCGGTGTTCCTGGGCCTGGTGCTGGTGCGCCAGCTGAAGCACATGGTGCCGGTGTCCGTGGCGGCCGACGTGGCGCTGCTGGTCAGTCTGGTGATCACGCTCTACTACACGCTGTCCGGCGTGCCCAGCGCCAGCGAGCGAGACCTCATCGCGCCCGTCTCTCAGCTGCCGCTCTTCTTCAGCACCGTCATCTTCGCCATGGAGGGCATCGGCGTG GTGATGCCTGTGGAGAACAGCATGAAGAACCCGCAGCGCTTTCTGGGCTGCCCAGGTGTGCTCAACATCACCATGTCCATTGTCGTGGGCCTGTACGCCATCATTGGattttgtggttacctgaagtatGGACCAGACACTGAAGGCAGCGTGACACTCAACCTGCCAAGCGACGAGCC ACTGGCGCAGTCCGTGAACATCCTGATCGCCTTGGCCATTGTGCTGACGTACGGACTGCAGATGTTCGTGCCTAACGACATCAGCCTGGCGCTGGTCATGGAGAAGGTGCCGCCACACCGCGCAGAGCCGGTCCAGTACTGCTACCGCGTCGGGACCTGCCTCGCTACCG TTGCGGTGGCAGTAGCGATCCCCAAACTGGAGCCGATTATTTCGCTTGTGGGCTCGGTGTTCGTGTCGACCCTGGGCCTCTTCTGCCCCGCTGTGCTGGAGACGGTCGTCTTCTGGGAAGACGGTATGGGGCGCCTCAACTGGCGACTCTGGAAGAACATCTTCATCGCTGCCTTCTCTATCTTCGGACTCGTCACCGGCTCCTACGTTGCGGTACTGGAGATCATCCGCACCTACTCGGGGTAG
- the LOC124605555 gene encoding proton-coupled amino acid transporter-like protein CG1139 isoform X1 → MSPSAGSSSRHADSPLPLEMTVERKVPLGDSIITISTVSSTAKLAEDKKKEKITGDEYDPFAERNLDNAYSDVGALAHLLKSSLGSGILAMPNAFRNAGLAFGMVATLFVGLICTHTVQILVKCSQELCRRTKVPFLGFGETAEAAFKTSCFERLRSYSKFARNFVVLAILSTYYGSCCVYVVFIGESLHKVCGYYVPWMNDLDVRVYMVVMLPVFLGLVLVRQLKHMVPVSVAADVALLVSLVITLYYTLSGVPSASERDLIAPVSQLPLFFSTVIFAMEGIGVVMPVENSMKNPQRFLGCPGVLNITMSIVVGLYAIIGFCGYLKYGPDTEGSVTLNLPSDEPLAQSVNILIALAIVLTYGLQMFVPNDISLALVMEKVPPHRAEPVQYCYRVGTCLATVAVAVAIPKLEPIISLVGSVFVSTLGLFCPAVLETVVFWEDGMGRLNWRLWKNIFIAAFSIFGLVTGSYVAVLEIIRTYSG, encoded by the exons atgacagtgGAAAGGAAAGTACCCCTGGGTGATTCCATTATCACAATCAGCACCGTTTCTTCTAC agccaAACTCGCAGAAgacaagaagaaggaaaagatCACCGGCGACGAGTACGATCCTTTCGCCGAAAGAAACCTCGACAATGCCTACTC CGACGTGGGCGCGCTGGCGCACCTGCTCAAGAGCAGCCTGGGCAGCGGCATCCTGGCCAtgccgaacgccttccggaatgcGGGGCTCGCCTTCGGGATGGTCGCGACCCTCTTCGTCGGGCTCATCTGCACGCATACCGTCCAGATACTG GTGAAGTGCTCGCAGGAGCTGTGCCGGAGGACCAAAGTGCCCTTCCTAGGTTTTGGGGAGACTGCCGAGGCTGCGTTCAAGACCTCCTGCTTCGAGCGGCTTCGCTCTTACTCCAAGTTCGCCAG GAATTTTGTCGTGCTAGCCATCTTGTCCACTTACTATGGATCATGCTGTGTCTACGTCGTATTCATTGGGGAATCTCTTCACAAG GTGTGCGGCTACTACGTGCCGTGGATGAACGACCTGGACGTGCGCGTGTACATGGTGGTGATGCTGCCGGTGTTCCTGGGCCTGGTGCTGGTGCGCCAGCTGAAGCACATGGTGCCGGTGTCCGTGGCGGCCGACGTGGCGCTGCTGGTCAGTCTGGTGATCACGCTCTACTACACGCTGTCCGGCGTGCCCAGCGCCAGCGAGCGAGACCTCATCGCGCCCGTCTCTCAGCTGCCGCTCTTCTTCAGCACCGTCATCTTCGCCATGGAGGGCATCGGCGTG GTGATGCCTGTGGAGAACAGCATGAAGAACCCGCAGCGCTTTCTGGGCTGCCCAGGTGTGCTCAACATCACCATGTCCATTGTCGTGGGCCTGTACGCCATCATTGGattttgtggttacctgaagtatGGACCAGACACTGAAGGCAGCGTGACACTCAACCTGCCAAGCGACGAGCC ACTGGCGCAGTCCGTGAACATCCTGATCGCCTTGGCCATTGTGCTGACGTACGGACTGCAGATGTTCGTGCCTAACGACATCAGCCTGGCGCTGGTCATGGAGAAGGTGCCGCCACACCGCGCAGAGCCGGTCCAGTACTGCTACCGCGTCGGGACCTGCCTCGCTACCG TTGCGGTGGCAGTAGCGATCCCCAAACTGGAGCCGATTATTTCGCTTGTGGGCTCGGTGTTCGTGTCGACCCTGGGCCTCTTCTGCCCCGCTGTGCTGGAGACGGTCGTCTTCTGGGAAGACGGTATGGGGCGCCTCAACTGGCGACTCTGGAAGAACATCTTCATCGCTGCCTTCTCTATCTTCGGACTCGTCACCGGCTCCTACGTTGCGGTACTGGAGATCATCCGCACCTACTCGGGGTAG